AAGAATCAGAATTGGCGGTCATCGAGGGTATTTGTCGTCGCGGGCGCTATGATTCTTGGTGCATTGTTCTTTTCCTCAATCATGCTATTTCAAAATCCAATCTGGGTGATAGTCGCCATGTGTTTAGCAAAGGGCCTTACATATGCAATTTTACCGATCGGACCAACGATCATGATTAATGAAATGCAAGAGCGGGGGGGATTGATGACAAGCATCCTAACATCATCAGGAAATATAGCAGGCATTATTGCACCTCTATTAACTGGCTATATCATAAGTTTAGCAGGAGGAAATGAATTATTGGGATATAATTTATCGATATTGTTCATGGCCATCCTTGTCCTGGCTTTTGGCATCCTGTTTGCGATATTCGTTAAACCAGCCAAATCAAAAGGGAAACATAAAAATAAAAGTTCGGATAACTTTGATCTTAAGTCCTCATAAGCAAGGGGACAACTAGCTTACATTCAATGAAACTAGTGAAATGAAGGAATGCCCTCAACTGGGTGTGAAAAAAGGAAAAGGAGCGGATGGGAAATGAATAGAGATGCCGTCATAGTTTCTGCAGTTCGAACAGCAATTGGAAAACAGGGAGGTGCACTTGCATCGGTTCCCGCACACGCATTTGGAGCAGAAGTGATGAAAGAAGCCATAAAACGAGCGAATGTCGAACCCCTAATGATAGATGATGTAATCATGGGGAATGTGTTAAGCGGAGGTGGAAACATTGCCAGGTTAACGGCGCTGGAAACAGGCCTCTCGATTCATCTTCCCGGACTGACTGTCGACCGTCAATGCGGCTCGGGAATAAATGCTGTCAACTTGGCTGCACAAGCGATCCGGGCAGGCGAAGGTGATGTCTATATCGCCGGTGGGGTCGAGAGCATGAGCAGGGCGCCATACTTGATGGATCGCCCGGAAAAAGCATACAATGCAAAGCCACCGCAGTTCAGAAAATCCCGGTTGTCCCCAAAAGAGATTGGCGATCCCCCGATGGGAATCACGGCTGAAAACTTAGCGGAAAAATATGAGGTCAGCAGGGAAGAACAAGATGAATTTGCATTACAAAGCCAAAAAAATATGGCCAGAGCCGTGGAAGAGGGCCGTTTTAATGAGCAAATTGCGCCTATTCACATTCCCGTCAGAAAAGGCGACGATATTGAATTTAAATTGGATGAACATCCACGTCCGCAAATAACGAAAGAAGGGCTAGCCAAATTAGCACCTGCGTTTTTAGAAGGCGGTTCCGTGACTGCGGGCAATAGTTCGGGATTGAATGATGCCGCATCGGCCCTGGTCATAATGTCGAGGGAAAAAGCGGTGGAATTGGGGATTAAACCTTTGGCGAAGATCAGGGCACAGGCTGTTGCAGGGGTAGATCCAAATTATATGGGAATAGGACCTGTTCCCGCTATAAGAAAGGTAATGGGAAAATCAGGGCTTTCCTTAAATGAAATGGACATCATTGAAATTAATGAAGCCTTCGCCGCTCAAGTCATTGCTTGTAATAGGGAGCTTGATATGAATCCCGCAAGAGTGAATGTGAACGGGGGAGCCATTGCACATGGACATCCACTAGGTGCGACGGGTGCCATCCTCATTACGAAAGCGGTTTATGAATTGAAGCGTTCTGCCGGAAGGTTTGCTCTAATTACGGCTTGCATTGGAGGCGGGCAGGGAATTGCTACGATAATTGAACGTGAAGCCTGATTTTGTAAGAGTGAAGACTCTAATTTACCAGAATACAATGAATTCCATTGAATGATTAGATGATAACAGCCCCATATGCCCTATGAAGAAAACTTATAAATGGTTACTTATGAACATACCTAAGGAGGGAATAAACTGATGACAATCACTTTAACCAAGGAAATGCAGCAAATGAAGGAAATGATCCGTAATTTTGTTGAAAGGGAAGTGGAGCCGTACGCGATACAAATAGAAGAAGAAGATGCTATCCCGGAGCATTTGGTGGAAAAAGCAAAAGAGCTTGGCTTATTCGGGATAAGCATTCCCGAACAATACGGTGGAATTGGCTTGAATGCTGTTGGAAAGGCTACCGTATTAGAGCAGTTAGGAAGGACCCATAATGGATTTGTTTCATTAATAAGTGCCCACACCGGGATTGGCAGTACAGGTCTTGTTAAGCTTGCATCCGAACATTTGAAAAATAAATATTTGCCTGAAATGGCAGCAGGCACGAAAATTGGCGCCTTTGCTTTATCTGAACCAGGAGCGGGATCTGATGCAACCAATTTGGCAACAAGTGCAGAAAAGAAGGGTGATTACTGGGTGATGAACGGGACGAAACATTTCATCACGAATGGGCCGATAGCTGATGTTTATACCGTATTTGCTATAACGGATAAAGATAAAGGAGCAAAGGGAGGGATTACAGCTTTTTTAGTAGAAAGAGATTTTCCTGGTTTAATTGTCGGCAAAAAGGACAAAAAAATGGGGTTAAGGGGATCATATACCTCACAGGTCATTTTCGAGGATTGTATCATACCTGAAGAAAATGTTATCGGCGAAGTTGGAATGGGATATATCTCTGCCCTGAAAATTTTAGGTGAAGGGCGTGTAGGTTTGGCTGCAAGATCAGTGGGATCAAGTGGTAAATTGATTGAATTATCAGCCAAATATGCAAAAGAGCGCATTCAATTCGGCAAACCAATTGCGGACAACCAAGCGATTCAATGGATGCTTGCTGATATGGCAACCGAAACGGAAGCCGCAAGAGCATTGACGATGATGGCGGCACAAAAGATTGATGAAGGAAAAAAAGTGATCAAGGAAGCATCAATGGCAAAGCTGTTCGCTTCAGACGTTTTTAATCGGGTCGCGGATAAAGCGGTCCAGATTCATGGCGGAATGGGATATATGGCTGAATATCCAGTTGAACGTTTTTATCGGGATGCCCGCATAACGAAGATCTATGAAGGAACGAATGAAATCCAACGTTTAATCATAGCAAGGAATGTCTTGGAAGAGTGTTAATTTCTTACTGTTTTATTCGTGCAGGTACTCTTTTGCCTATGAATCTGGAATTTCAAGGAGGAGGAACGAAATGGGAGAAGATATCGTAATCGTTAGTGCTGTTCGAACACCGATTGGAAGGTACGGTGGAGTATTTAAAGAGATTAGTTCAGGTCATTTGGCGAGCATAGCCATCAAAGAAGCGATCAAGCGAGCGAATATTGTAGCAGAACAAGTGGATGAAGTCATTTTCGGGGAGGTTAGGCAAACGACCGAATCCTCGAATGTCGCGAGAGTGGCAGCTCTGCGCTCAGGGATTCCCGATTCTGCACCGGCTTTTACGGTAAACCGGTTATGTGCATCTGGAATGCAGGCCATCACCTCAGCAGCACAGCAGATAAGCTCAGGTCAAGCAAATATAGTCGTTGCCGGCGGTACGGAAAGCATGAGCCGCGCACCGCTTTATTTAAGAAGTGCCCGTTTTGGGGGAGACAGGACCAAGCTAGTGGATTCTAATACTGAAGCAGGACAGCAGCCTCAAGAAATTTACGGAAAAAGTTTGGGGATGGGAATCACCGCTGAAAATGTCGCACAACGATTCAGCATTTCCAGGGAAGAACAAGATGCCTTTTCAGTGGAAAGTCAACGAAGAGCGGCGCAAGCGATAGAACAAGGAAAGTTCAAAGATGAGATCGTTCCTGTTCAAGTCTCTGACAGGAAGAGTACGGTTACCATTGAAACGGATGAATATCCACGTCCCGAAACCACAATGGAAAAACTTGCAAGCTTAAAACCGGCATTCATGGAAAACGGAACCGTCACTGCAGGGAATGCTTGTGGCCGTAATGACGGGGCTGCTGCAGTGGTATTAATGAAAGCTAGTGAAGCGAAACGTTTACAAATACAACCACTCGCAAAGATTGTAGATTGGGCGACTGCGGGAGTTTCGCCTGAAGTGATGGGAATTGGTCCAGTACCAGCCGTCGAAAAACTTATGGAGCGCACCGGGAAAAAAGTAGAGGACATTGGGCTTTTCGAATTAAATGAAGCGTTCGCTTCACAGGCATTGGCAGTAATCAGGGATTTATCGCTAGATGAAAACAAAGTTAATGTAAATGGGGGAGCGATCGCTCTTGGACACCCAGTCGGATCGACGGGCGCACGGATCGTGACAACGCTAATATATGAACTGATTCGCAGGAAAGAAAGATATGGTGTTGCTACACTTTGTGTTGGCGGCGGACAGGGAATGGCTATCATGATTGAAGCCGTATAGGCCAACGATTATGGAGTGGAAACCCTATACGTTTCTGCTCCTTTCCGTATATAGGTTGAATCGTGCCAAAGTGAGGGGGAGGAAGATTGCCTGTTGAAGTGGAAGATATTCGGAATCAATTCGAAAGTAGTGCATTCTTTTCACATATAGGTTTTGAAATCATTCGATTTGAAGAGGGGAATGTTACTATAAAGTTGAACATAGAAGAACATTTGCTTAATGTTAATGGAACACTGCACGGCGGTATTCATGCTACCATGCTGGATACCATTCTAGGAATGGTGACTCGTTCCGTTACCAAATCCAAAGTCGTGACGACAAGCTTAACTGTACATTATTTAGCCAGCATATCGAGCGGGGAACTATTTGCGGAAGCAAAAGTCCTTCAAAAAGGATACAAAATTGCCTTTACTGAAGGAGAAATAAAAGATACTGAAGGCAACACAATTGCAAAGGGCACAGGAATTTTTAAAATCATTCGTGATAAATGAGGCAAGGATGATCAAGTTGGCTGACAAATGACTATGCTCCATTTTAATAGAAAAGAATGAGGTGTGAAAAAAATTGACTAGAACTTGGCATGGATTTTATCCGAAAGAAACTCCTGCTGAAATTGACATTCCAGTATTGTCATTATATGGACTCCTTGAACGTTCAGCCCGACTTTATCCAAACTGCAAAGCCGTAATAGACGGGGATCGGGAAATGACATATATGGAATTAAAGGATGCCTCAGATCGTTTTGCTGTGAATTTAGACAACCGTGGATTTCAAAAAGACGATCGTATAGCAATCATGCTGCCAAATTGTCTAGAATATATCATTGCCTATTATGCCATTCATCGTTTGGGAGGTGTGGTCGTTCAAGTGAACCCGCTGTATCAGTCGAGTGAATTGGATTATATATTACAGGATTCCGAAGCCAATTGGTTCATTGGGCGTGAGGAACAACGGGAAAAATTATTGCTAACAAGTTTTTCTGATAGGTTAACGTTCATACCAGCCGACCAATTAATGGAAACGGGAACGAGTTTATCAAGGAAAGGTAAGGAACTTCCTGCTCTGGCCATCGATCCGAAGGAAGCTGTGGCTGTACTTCAATATACAGGGGGGACTACAGGGAAATCAAAAGGGGTCATGCTCACGCATTTTAATTTGATCTCGAATGTTTATCAAGACTTTGCCTTTACGGCAAATGCCCTTCAACTCCAAAGGCCTGGGGAACGGATGCTTGGATTGACCCCATTATTCCATGTGTTTGGTAATGGACGATTGAATAGTGCCATATATGCCGGATCGACTTTTATCACATTAGAGAAATTTGAAATAAACAAGGTGGTGGATTTGATTCGAACACATCGGCCAACGATTTTTCCAGGTGTCCCGACCATGTATATTGCTTTACTGAATCACCCGGATTTAACGGCGGACGATTTAAGCTGCTTTAAGTACTGCAGTTGTGGTTCAGCCCCGCTCCCGATAGAAATCATTCATCAGTTCGAAAAAAAATTACGGGTTACAATATTGGAAGGATTTGGAATGTCAGAAACTTCACCCACTACCCACCGCAATCCAGTCATAGGACAGAAAAAACCAGGAAGTATCGGAATTCCATACCCAAATACCGACGCTAAAATCGTCGACTTAAAAACAGGCATTGATGAATTGCCAGCAGGTGAAAGAGGAGAACTGATCATTAAAGGTCCGCAAGTAATGAAGGGATATTGGAAGAATTCAGAGGAAACAGCAACGGCTTTGCGGGATGGATGGCTTTACACTGGGGATATCGCGACGATGGATGAAGAAGGATATTTCTATATCGTAGGCAGGAAGAAAGATATGATCATTGCAAGCGGTTATAATGTTTATCCAATCGAAGTTGAAGATATTATTTATCAGCATCCAGCCGTAAAAGAGACATGTGTATATGGGGTTCCGGATTCATACCGTGGGGAAACGGTAAAAGCGGCCATTGTCTTAAAGAAAGGAAAGTCAGTCCCGGAGCAGGAAATCAGGGAGTTTTGCGTGCAACGATTGGCCAGATACAAAGTGCCGCGAAGTTTTGAGTTCAGGGAACAACTGCCAAAATCAGCTGTAGGGAAAATATTGCGCAGAATATTAATGGAGGAAGTAACACAGAACCCTACTGTCGGGGAGAGATAAGCAGTTCATTTATCGTTAGGGTTTCCATCATATTTTTATAGACTATAAAACTACTTTCCTTTTAGCGGAATTTCAAATGAAGTCCCCTCCACCAATAATTCATGAGACTCACCATCCGCTATATCATCGGTAGTGAATGAAAAGGAATCGAGCCGATCGAAGTTTTCCTCGGGATCAACCAATAAGCCAATTGTGCCTTTTCTTGTTTCTCCTGGTTGGTAATCTGATCGGCTTACTTTTTTTGTCCCCATAAAAGTATCTCCGGAATGGATGAAAGTTTTAGAAGGCACATCATATGTAAGATCATCATTGAAAGTAACATTTTCCATGCTGAAGAACTGAAGTTCCTTCGAATCTTTATTTTCCACAGAATAAGTTATCTCTAGATAGGAAACCTCTTCATCAATATCCGTTTTAGACAACGCAGCCTTTTGATCGATTTCCTCCATGGATAAATTCTCTTTATAATATATCGAATAGGCCTCTTCAAAACTCAATCCCGTATAGGATTTAAGCTCCTCCTTTATTTCATCTGTGAGTGAAGACAATTGAATCCTACGGATATCCTTGATTGTGATGACCATGGGTGCCAATTCAAATGACTCATTAATGGACTTCGTTTCTAGCAATGTGAAGGTTCCCCAATTTTTTTGGCGAACCTTATCGCCGACTTTTTTTAGATGGGTCCCGCCATATTCCTGCACCTCAGGAATTTTGGACTCCTTGGCTTCCGCTTTTTTCCCTTTTTCAGTTTTATCGCTCCCGAAATAATTGAAGGCAATTACACTTAAACAAATAAGCAATAATCCAACAATTGCTGAAATGATCCATCGTTTACGGATACTTCATCACTCCTTGTCTTAAACCATTGATGTCATAAACTATAATATACCATTTTTTTGCAAATGGCGAGATTGGGTAACTGAAGAAATTAAAAGGCATGAGCCCGGTAGATTTCCTGGTTCATGCCCTCAAAGCTGTGCTTATTTAAATAAAGTGTCTAACTTTTTGGGCTCACTGGGACGAGGTTACATATCGTATGCCAACTACCATTCAGTTAACTTTAGGTCCCCCTTTGTAAAGGACATTAATTTTGAACTTAAACAAAGGAAGGTACTACCTCATTGAATAAAGAACAAGCAAAGGAGCATGCCATCGATACGATGCAAAATGTCAACCTACCAAATCCCGCGAAACTATTAAAAAGCTATCCTTTTCAATTGTATGAACATAAAAGCTGATGATGAATTGGACAAATAAAGAACTGATTTACAAAATCTTAACGTTGGATTAATGTGGGATTTATATTGAATGATTATGATTAAGCCGTAACAAACAGTAATAAACATTAATAATTCCACATTAAATGGAGGCACTTTTTATGAATTACACATTCAAGAAGAATTGTTACAAGTCTATTCAAGCTGTGATGTTAGGAGTGAGTGTACTAGGATTAGCTGCTTGTGGAGCTACTAAAGAGGAGGCTGCTCCAGTTGTTAAGGATCCAAGTTCGTTAACCCTGAAAGAAATTGAAACAAAGGCAAAAGAAGAGGGGACAATTAATAGTGTCGGTATGCCTGATTCATGGGCTAACTGGGGAGAAACGTGGAATGAAGTGATGAAAAAATATACATTGGAACACAATGATACAGATTTATCCAGTGCCGAAGAGATTGCCAAAATGGAATCTGAAGGAGAGAATGCAACAGCTGATATCGGCGATGTAGGGGTTTCCTTTGGGCCCATCGCGGAACAAAAAGAATTAACGATGCCATATAAAACTTCCTATTGGGACGAGGTACCTGACTGGGCAAAGGATGACAATGGAGATTGGGTTGTTGGCTACCAAGGAACGATTGCATTCTTAACTAATAAAGAATTAGTAGATAACCCGCCAAAATCATGGGATGACATATTAAAAGGAGATTATAAAGTAACAGTTGGGGATGTTCAGCGTGGTACACAGAACCAAATGGCCGTTCTTGCTGCCGCTAAGGCTTACGGTGGTGATGAAACAAATCTCCAACCAGGAATTGACTATTTTGCTAAGCTTGCCAAGCAAGGCCGCCTTAGCT
The DNA window shown above is from Peribacillus sp. FSL P2-0133 and carries:
- a CDS encoding thiolase family protein, whose amino-acid sequence is MNRDAVIVSAVRTAIGKQGGALASVPAHAFGAEVMKEAIKRANVEPLMIDDVIMGNVLSGGGNIARLTALETGLSIHLPGLTVDRQCGSGINAVNLAAQAIRAGEGDVYIAGGVESMSRAPYLMDRPEKAYNAKPPQFRKSRLSPKEIGDPPMGITAENLAEKYEVSREEQDEFALQSQKNMARAVEEGRFNEQIAPIHIPVRKGDDIEFKLDEHPRPQITKEGLAKLAPAFLEGGSVTAGNSSGLNDAASALVIMSREKAVELGIKPLAKIRAQAVAGVDPNYMGIGPVPAIRKVMGKSGLSLNEMDIIEINEAFAAQVIACNRELDMNPARVNVNGGAIAHGHPLGATGAILITKAVYELKRSAGRFALITACIGGGQGIATIIEREA
- a CDS encoding acyl-CoA dehydrogenase family protein, with translation MTITLTKEMQQMKEMIRNFVEREVEPYAIQIEEEDAIPEHLVEKAKELGLFGISIPEQYGGIGLNAVGKATVLEQLGRTHNGFVSLISAHTGIGSTGLVKLASEHLKNKYLPEMAAGTKIGAFALSEPGAGSDATNLATSAEKKGDYWVMNGTKHFITNGPIADVYTVFAITDKDKGAKGGITAFLVERDFPGLIVGKKDKKMGLRGSYTSQVIFEDCIIPEENVIGEVGMGYISALKILGEGRVGLAARSVGSSGKLIELSAKYAKERIQFGKPIADNQAIQWMLADMATETEAARALTMMAAQKIDEGKKVIKEASMAKLFASDVFNRVADKAVQIHGGMGYMAEYPVERFYRDARITKIYEGTNEIQRLIIARNVLEEC
- a CDS encoding thiolase family protein, encoding MGEDIVIVSAVRTPIGRYGGVFKEISSGHLASIAIKEAIKRANIVAEQVDEVIFGEVRQTTESSNVARVAALRSGIPDSAPAFTVNRLCASGMQAITSAAQQISSGQANIVVAGGTESMSRAPLYLRSARFGGDRTKLVDSNTEAGQQPQEIYGKSLGMGITAENVAQRFSISREEQDAFSVESQRRAAQAIEQGKFKDEIVPVQVSDRKSTVTIETDEYPRPETTMEKLASLKPAFMENGTVTAGNACGRNDGAAAVVLMKASEAKRLQIQPLAKIVDWATAGVSPEVMGIGPVPAVEKLMERTGKKVEDIGLFELNEAFASQALAVIRDLSLDENKVNVNGGAIALGHPVGSTGARIVTTLIYELIRRKERYGVATLCVGGGQGMAIMIEAV
- a CDS encoding PaaI family thioesterase, with protein sequence MPVEVEDIRNQFESSAFFSHIGFEIIRFEEGNVTIKLNIEEHLLNVNGTLHGGIHATMLDTILGMVTRSVTKSKVVTTSLTVHYLASISSGELFAEAKVLQKGYKIAFTEGEIKDTEGNTIAKGTGIFKIIRDK
- a CDS encoding long-chain fatty acid--CoA ligase; this translates as MTRTWHGFYPKETPAEIDIPVLSLYGLLERSARLYPNCKAVIDGDREMTYMELKDASDRFAVNLDNRGFQKDDRIAIMLPNCLEYIIAYYAIHRLGGVVVQVNPLYQSSELDYILQDSEANWFIGREEQREKLLLTSFSDRLTFIPADQLMETGTSLSRKGKELPALAIDPKEAVAVLQYTGGTTGKSKGVMLTHFNLISNVYQDFAFTANALQLQRPGERMLGLTPLFHVFGNGRLNSAIYAGSTFITLEKFEINKVVDLIRTHRPTIFPGVPTMYIALLNHPDLTADDLSCFKYCSCGSAPLPIEIIHQFEKKLRVTILEGFGMSETSPTTHRNPVIGQKKPGSIGIPYPNTDAKIVDLKTGIDELPAGERGELIIKGPQVMKGYWKNSEETATALRDGWLYTGDIATMDEEGYFYIVGRKKDMIIASGYNVYPIEVEDIIYQHPAVKETCVYGVPDSYRGETVKAAIVLKKGKSVPEQEIREFCVQRLARYKVPRSFEFREQLPKSAVGKILRRILMEEVTQNPTVGER
- a CDS encoding extracellular solute-binding protein, whose protein sequence is MNYTFKKNCYKSIQAVMLGVSVLGLAACGATKEEAAPVVKDPSSLTLKEIETKAKEEGTINSVGMPDSWANWGETWNEVMKKYTLEHNDTDLSSAEEIAKMESEGENATADIGDVGVSFGPIAEQKELTMPYKTSYWDEVPDWAKDDNGDWVVGYQGTIAFLTNKELVDNPPKSWDDILKGDYKVTVGDVQRGTQNQMAVLAAAKAYGGDETNLQPGIDYFAKLAKQGRLSLTDAKPANIEKGEVEVALVWDFNALGYADQINRDQFDVAIPSEGSVVSGYATIINKNAKHPHAAMATREYILSDEGQINLAKGFARPIRDVELPKEVAEKMVPEEQYKNAKPIEDYKAWEETAKNLPQLWQEEVLVHVK